In Mycolicibacterium mucogenicum DSM 44124, the following are encoded in one genomic region:
- a CDS encoding DUF4190 domain-containing protein, whose amino-acid sequence MTSPGGQSGQPSWDPSRPAGSVPPPTGTDAEATSDYPVYEYPAIEEPGPTSAPWQQGPPAPAPQVPPQPPTGPFPMPPGPPPPMPPGPPPPGFYGAPPAGPYGPPPGMAPPGYLPPSGYLPPPLYSSYPAPRSNDGMAIGSLVSSLVALPLYFICFVFGPAGSVLGIVLGTVALAQAKGRPRTNGRTMAIAGIVIGAVTLVVGLVGFLLLFDWASRQEPTL is encoded by the coding sequence ATGACAAGTCCGGGCGGGCAGTCGGGCCAACCCTCCTGGGATCCCTCGAGGCCGGCCGGGTCCGTGCCGCCGCCGACCGGCACCGATGCCGAAGCGACCAGCGATTACCCGGTGTACGAGTACCCGGCGATCGAAGAGCCGGGGCCCACCTCCGCGCCATGGCAGCAGGGGCCGCCCGCGCCCGCGCCGCAGGTCCCACCGCAGCCGCCGACGGGTCCGTTCCCCATGCCTCCCGGGCCGCCGCCACCCATGCCTCCCGGCCCGCCGCCACCCGGCTTCTACGGTGCGCCGCCTGCCGGGCCGTACGGCCCGCCGCCGGGGATGGCGCCGCCGGGATACCTGCCGCCGTCCGGCTACCTGCCGCCCCCGCTGTACTCGTCGTATCCGGCGCCGAGGTCGAACGACGGCATGGCCATCGGGTCGCTGGTGTCGTCGCTGGTCGCCTTGCCGCTCTACTTCATCTGCTTCGTGTTCGGCCCGGCCGGCTCGGTGCTGGGCATCGTGCTCGGCACCGTGGCCCTGGCGCAGGCGAAAGGCCGGCCGCGCACCAACGGCAGAACCATGGCCATCGCGGGCATCGTCATCGGTGCTGTCACGCTCGTCGTCGGCCTGGTCGGCTTCCTGCTGCTGTTCGACTGGGCCTCACGCCAAGAACCGACCTTGTGA
- a CDS encoding DUF4190 domain-containing protein, which produces MIGARVNRLAVGSVVCALAGVVFGPLALIGVGLGVVAYERIPGSGTRGSLLALSGIVFGALAFLLNLFLVVLVLGG; this is translated from the coding sequence GTGATCGGCGCGCGGGTGAACCGGCTGGCGGTCGGCTCGGTCGTGTGCGCGCTGGCCGGTGTGGTGTTCGGGCCCTTGGCACTCATCGGCGTCGGGCTCGGCGTCGTCGCCTACGAGCGCATCCCCGGCAGCGGCACCCGCGGCAGCCTGCTGGCCTTGTCCGGCATCGTGTTCGGCGCGCTGGCGTTCCTGCTCAACCTGTTTCTGGTCGTCCTGGTCCTCGGCGGCTAG